One genomic segment of Trichoplusia ni isolate ovarian cell line Hi5 chromosome 5, tn1, whole genome shotgun sequence includes these proteins:
- the LOC113493871 gene encoding uncharacterized protein LOC113493871: MRKMKKPCYLSRIDHGEILLNNYVDKEVQKILMPLNILQRITFCPKYRIKSNFITPNDGSTYVISFIFTILFIVIQIANLLFMYYHPSVPAAVLILSIYCKLLHCYGFAMNFIVCIWYSDHNIKLVLAFQEIHRIINIEPSVIQFNMFSWVILVFCFCFILVFYALFVVFMEVALTDMSAIIMVTFDLDIVYAIRLMELLKSKVVLWNIKALEAKDLENKDEELYDKKLFEVFCKIIECYELYKATYQHSVSEK; the protein is encoded by the coding sequence ATGAGGAAAATGAAAAAACCTTGTTATCTAAGTAGAATTGACCATggtgaaattttattaaacaattatgtCGACAAAGAAGTGCAGAAAATATTGAtgcctttaaatattttgcagaGAATAACATTTTGTCCAAAATATAGAATTAAGAGCAACTTCATTACACCAAACGATGGATCAACATACGTCATCTCGttcatttttacaattttgtttattgttatacaGATTGCAAAcctattatttatgtattatcaTCCATCTGTGCCGGCTGCTGTTCTTATCCTCTCAATTTATTGCAAACTTCTGCATTGCTATGGATTCGCCATGAATTTCATAGTTTGTATCTGGTACTCTGATCATAATATCAAATTGGTGCTTGCTTTTCAAGAAATACACAggattattaatattgaaccAAGTGTAATTCAGTTTAATATGTTCAGTTGggtcattttagttttttgtttctgttttattttagtattttacgcACTCTTTGTTGTATTCATGGAAGTAGCATTAACAGATATGTCGGCTATAATTATGGTGACGTTTGATTTGGATATTGTCTACGCTATAAGACTTATGGAATTACTGAAATCAAAAGTTGTTCTGTGGAATATTAAAGCATTGGAGGCAAAAGATCTAGAAAACAAAGACGAGGAGCTTTATGATAAAAAACTCTTTGAggttttctgtaaaataattgaatgttatGAACTGTACAAAGCTACCTACCAACATTCggtaagtgaaaaataa